A genomic region of Oncorhynchus mykiss isolate Arlee chromosome 2, USDA_OmykA_1.1, whole genome shotgun sequence contains the following coding sequences:
- the LOC110490056 gene encoding calcium homeostasis modulator protein 6: protein MMDKFKTVLNIFQKQQTSLGFGLVALLTAGGEQIFSSVVFKCPCSGWNFSYGMVFLLVPALALLVLGYIMSNKTWKLFTGLCLRKSKFCNFKYVCASGVVFFQITTTAAVAPVSWIAVALLNGNYFECAMTGVNVTVFTNHLCDGKSPQCQDELYKFPCGRATHVPQSDSNDVLATIRAESQVLGWLLIASIMVFNLLLTCVARCNSPVSYLQLKFWRVYAQRESDLLESYTADHAEKLAERNLKSFFQQTPPEPVTTPPNRAWEKISSLYRFSTRDHYYSILHKYVEMCHNPAEARAHRMSSVRSDGPDTANPAVLAFVDEGKMML, encoded by the exons ATGATGGATAAGTTCAAAACTGTTCTTAACATTTTTCAGAAACAGCAGACTAGTCTCGGGTTTGGTTTAGTTGCGTTGTTAACTGCAGGCGGGGAACAGATATTTTCGTCAGTGGTGTTCAAATGTCCTTGCAGCGGCTGGAACTTTTCCTACGGCATGGTGTTTCTCTTAGTGCCTGCTCTGGCACTGTTGGTGTTAGGTTACATCATGAGCAATAAAACATGGAAATTGTTTACAGGTTTGTGTTTACGCAAATCCAAATTTTGTAATTTTAAATATGTTTGCGCCAGTGGAGTGGTCTTCTTTCAGATCACCACGACAGCAGCAGTTGCACCTGTCAGTTGGATTGCAGTCGCTTTGCTCAATGGCAATTACTTTGAATGCGCCATGACTGGCGTCAATGTAACGGTTTTCACAAACCACCTTTGCGATGGAAAGAGTCCGCAGTGCCAGGATGAACTTTATAAATTCCCCTGCGGGAGAGCAACCCACGTGCCCCAATCCGACAGCAATGATGTGCTGGCAACCATCCGCGCTGAGTCGCAG GTCCTGGGTTGGCTACTGATTGCCTCCATCATGGTCTTTAACCTCCTGCTGACCTGTGTTGCCCGGTGTAACTCCCCAGTCAGCTACCTGCAGCTGAAGTTCTGGAGGGTCTATGCCCAGCGGGAGAGCGACCTGCTGGAAAGCTACACGGCAGATCACGCCGAAAAGCTTGCCGAGAGGAACCTGAAGAGCTTCTTCCAGCAGACGCCTCCAGAGCCTGTCACGACCCCACCTAACCGGGCATGGGAGAAGATCTCGTCCCTCTACAGGTTCAGCACCAGAGACCACTACTACAGCATCCTGCACAAGTACGTGGAGATGTGCCACAACCCAGCAGAGGCCAGGGCCCACAGGATGTCATCTGTCAGGTCAGACGGTCCAGACACTGCTAATCCAGCCGTGCTCGCCTTTGTGGATGAGGGCAAGATGATGCTGTGA